One region of Streptomyces sp. NBC_00442 genomic DNA includes:
- a CDS encoding AI-2E family transporter, whose product MPRWLPRAVVLVLALYACFQLGSWAFHQLIGLLINILIAFFVALAMEPAVGRMAARGMRRGLATFLVFLALLIATIGFVVLLGSMLAGQIVDMVEQFPKYLDSVINWVNHTFHTELSRVEVQDSLLHSDWLQKYVQNSATGVLDVSATVLGGLFRLLTIFLFSFYFAADGPRLRRTVCSVLPPARQAEVLRAWEIAVDKTGGYLYSRGLMALVSGVAHYVLLQILGVPYAPALAVWVGLVSQFIPTIGTYLAGALPMLLAFTVNPWYAVWVLGFVVIYQQFENYVLQPKLTAKTVDIHPAVAFGSVIAGTALMGAVGALIAIPAVATLQAFLGAYVKRYDVTDDPRVHGRHQTRGQGAAVPPGADPDRS is encoded by the coding sequence ATGCCCCGCTGGCTGCCGCGCGCCGTGGTCCTCGTGCTCGCCCTCTACGCCTGCTTCCAACTGGGCAGCTGGGCCTTCCACCAGCTCATCGGCCTGTTGATCAACATCCTGATCGCGTTCTTCGTGGCGCTCGCCATGGAGCCCGCCGTCGGCAGAATGGCGGCCCGCGGCATGCGCCGCGGCCTGGCGACCTTCCTGGTCTTCCTCGCCCTCCTGATCGCCACGATCGGCTTCGTCGTACTCCTCGGCTCCATGCTCGCGGGCCAGATCGTCGACATGGTCGAGCAGTTCCCCAAATACCTCGACTCGGTGATCAACTGGGTCAACCACACGTTCCACACGGAGCTCTCGCGCGTCGAGGTGCAGGACAGCCTCCTGCACTCCGACTGGCTGCAGAAATACGTCCAGAACAGCGCGACCGGCGTCCTCGACGTCTCCGCCACCGTCCTCGGCGGCCTGTTCCGGCTGCTGACGATCTTCCTGTTCTCGTTCTACTTCGCCGCCGACGGCCCCCGGCTGCGCCGGACGGTCTGCTCCGTACTGCCCCCGGCCCGCCAGGCCGAGGTGCTGCGCGCCTGGGAAATCGCGGTCGACAAGACCGGCGGCTACCTCTATTCGCGCGGCCTCATGGCGCTCGTCTCCGGCGTCGCGCACTACGTCCTGCTGCAGATCCTGGGCGTCCCCTACGCCCCGGCCCTGGCCGTCTGGGTGGGCCTGGTCTCGCAGTTCATCCCCACCATCGGCACCTACCTGGCCGGGGCCCTGCCGATGCTGCTCGCCTTCACCGTCAACCCCTGGTACGCGGTGTGGGTGCTCGGGTTCGTGGTGATCTACCAGCAATTCGAGAACTACGTGCTGCAGCCCAAGCTCACGGCCAAGACCGTGGACATCCACCCCGCGGTCGCCTTCGGCTCGGTGATCGCGGGCACCGCGCTCATGGGTGCGGTCGGCGCCCTCATCGCGATCCCCGCGGTGGCGACCCTCCAGGCGTTCCTCGGCGCCTATGTGAAGCGTTACGACGTCACGGACGACCCGCGGGTCCACGGCCGGCACCAGACCCGCGGCCAGGGCGCCGCGGTGCCGCCCGGCGCGGACCCCGACCGTTCCTGA
- a CDS encoding amino acid ABC transporter permease, giving the protein MSASVLYDAPGPKAVVRNRIYAVVGTVVLLGLAVVAVVRLSDKGDLDYGMWDIFNYEGIRQNIADAVLATLKAFGLAAVGSLVLGVVLAVARLSDHKPVRWAATAFIELFRSIPLLITIYGVWVGFLTDYSMWALALGLSIYNGCVQAEVLRAGVNSVPKGQREAAYALGMSKTQVMASVLMPQAVRAMLPTIISQLVVTLKDTSLGFIILYPELLQTARLIASNTQVNGAYPYVSTIVVIGTIYVAMCLLLAALATWIEKRGRRAKTGISVGAAAAPLAGAGTAAGPAVGPGAAVAAEGPVGADGVPDATN; this is encoded by the coding sequence ATGAGTGCCAGCGTTCTCTATGACGCCCCCGGCCCCAAGGCCGTCGTCCGCAACCGGATCTATGCCGTCGTCGGCACGGTCGTCCTGCTCGGTCTGGCCGTCGTCGCCGTCGTCCGGCTCTCGGACAAGGGCGACCTCGACTACGGCATGTGGGACATCTTCAATTACGAGGGCATCCGGCAGAACATCGCCGACGCGGTGCTCGCCACGTTGAAGGCGTTCGGTCTCGCGGCCGTCGGCTCGCTGGTGCTGGGCGTGGTCCTGGCCGTCGCCCGGCTGTCCGACCACAAGCCGGTGCGGTGGGCTGCGACGGCGTTCATCGAGCTGTTCCGTTCCATCCCGCTGCTCATCACGATCTACGGGGTGTGGGTGGGTTTCCTCACCGACTACTCGATGTGGGCGCTGGCGCTCGGCCTGTCGATCTACAACGGCTGTGTCCAGGCGGAAGTACTGCGGGCCGGCGTCAACTCGGTGCCCAAGGGGCAGCGGGAGGCGGCGTACGCCCTGGGGATGAGCAAGACGCAGGTGATGGCCAGTGTTCTCATGCCGCAGGCGGTCCGTGCGATGCTGCCGACGATCATCAGCCAGCTCGTCGTCACGCTCAAGGACACGTCGCTCGGTTTCATCATCCTGTATCCGGAGCTGCTCCAGACGGCCCGGCTGATCGCGAGCAACACGCAGGTCAACGGCGCGTACCCGTATGTGTCGACCATTGTGGTCATCGGCACCATCTATGTGGCGATGTGTCTGCTGCTCGCGGCGCTCGCCACGTGGATCGAGAAGCGCGGGCGACGGGCGAAGACGGGGATCTCCGTGGGCGCGGCCGCCGCTCCGCTCGCCGGTGCCGGTACCGCAGCCGGTCCTGCCGTTGGTCCTGGCGCCGCGGTGGCGGCCGAGGGGCCCGTGGGGGCCGATGGGGTGCCTGACGCGACGAACTGA
- a CDS encoding amino acid ABC transporter permease has protein sequence MNVLLDHFADFRDGFIGTVEITVVSSVIALVLGLLLAGFRVSPVPPLRFFGTAWVTLLRNTPLTLLFLVSFFVVPEIFFPGMSPFLLGSLALGFYTASFVCEAVRSGISTVPLGQAEAARSIGMSFPQTLGLIVLPQATRTVIPPLSSIFIALTKNSAIAGAFSVTELFGWQKLMSEDGYDIVPVFIWVALGYLIVTFAMSGLFRLLERRMEVAR, from the coding sequence ATGAACGTACTGCTCGACCATTTCGCGGATTTCCGTGACGGCTTCATAGGCACGGTGGAGATCACCGTCGTCAGCTCGGTCATCGCGCTGGTGCTCGGACTGCTGCTCGCCGGTTTCCGGGTCTCCCCGGTGCCGCCGTTGCGCTTCTTCGGCACCGCCTGGGTGACGCTGTTGCGCAACACCCCTTTGACGCTGCTCTTCCTGGTCTCCTTCTTCGTCGTGCCGGAGATCTTCTTCCCCGGGATGAGCCCGTTCCTTCTCGGTTCGCTCGCGCTCGGTTTCTACACGGCGTCGTTCGTGTGCGAGGCCGTCAGGTCGGGTATCAGCACGGTGCCGTTGGGCCAGGCGGAGGCCGCCCGCTCGATCGGCATGAGCTTCCCGCAGACGCTGGGCCTGATCGTGCTGCCGCAGGCCACCCGGACGGTGATCCCGCCGCTGAGTTCCATCTTCATCGCGCTCACGAAGAACTCGGCGATCGCCGGTGCCTTCAGTGTGACCGAGCTGTTCGGCTGGCAGAAACTGATGAGCGAGGACGGGTACGACATCGTGCCGGTCTTCATCTGGGTCGCCCTCGGCTATCTGATCGTCACCTTCGCGATGAGTGGCCTCTTCCGTCTCCTTGAGCGCCGCATGGAGGTCGCCCGATGA
- a CDS encoding AraC family transcriptional regulator — MDGVDAIEEWARHWQHAELPGLDLLRARYVRHAFPRHSHEGFVFGAVRTGIEDVVLPGETIRAQPGTVVMINPEVPHAAHAGTPEGWTYATLYPSAQLITDIAAETTTLRGTPGFAETIVEDPDTALLIQEVHRAAEHGNALAADSVFRIAVARLLRRHGRALPERTARSAGAAAAATARLLLEQRLAAPPSLEQLANELGTSPFALLRAFKAEYGLPPHAWLTGERVRRARLLLDAGTAPAETAVAVGFSDQPHLNRHFTRIVGVTPGAYRRERARTYKNDDTAFF, encoded by the coding sequence GTGGACGGTGTGGACGCAATCGAGGAGTGGGCACGGCACTGGCAGCACGCCGAGCTGCCCGGCCTCGACCTGCTCCGCGCCAGATACGTGCGCCACGCCTTCCCCCGCCACTCCCACGAAGGATTCGTCTTCGGCGCCGTACGCACCGGCATCGAGGACGTGGTCCTGCCCGGCGAAACGATCAGGGCACAACCCGGCACCGTCGTCATGATCAACCCCGAGGTCCCGCACGCCGCCCACGCCGGAACCCCCGAAGGCTGGACGTACGCCACGCTCTACCCCTCGGCCCAGCTGATCACCGACATCGCCGCCGAGACCACCACCCTGCGCGGCACCCCGGGATTCGCCGAGACCATCGTCGAGGACCCCGACACCGCCCTGCTCATCCAGGAAGTGCACCGCGCCGCCGAACACGGCAACGCCCTGGCCGCCGACAGCGTGTTCCGCATCGCCGTCGCCCGGCTGCTGCGCCGCCACGGCCGCGCCCTGCCCGAACGGACCGCCCGGTCGGCGGGCGCCGCCGCGGCCGCCACGGCCAGACTCCTCCTGGAGCAGCGCCTCGCCGCCCCGCCCTCCCTCGAACAACTCGCCAACGAACTCGGCACGAGCCCCTTCGCGCTGCTGCGCGCCTTCAAAGCGGAGTATGGACTCCCGCCGCACGCCTGGCTCACCGGCGAACGCGTACGCCGCGCCCGGCTCCTCCTGGACGCCGGGACCGCGCCCGCCGAGACCGCCGTCGCCGTGGGCTTCAGCGACCAGCCCCACCTCAACCGCCACTTCACCCGCATCGTCGGCGTCACACCCGGCGCCTACCGCCGCGAGCGCGCAAGAACGTACAAGAACGACGACACCGCCTTCTTCTAA
- a CDS encoding rhodanese-like domain-containing protein: MELSAERGRPVGIDELLERARSGLDRLSPQEAFAEAARGALVVDIRYAALRERDGLIPGALVVERNELEWRLDPQGSHRAAEATSHALRVVVVCNEGYASSLAAVSLRELGLYRATDLIGGFQAWRAAGLPVTGPVG, encoded by the coding sequence CTGGAGTTGAGTGCGGAACGTGGCCGGCCGGTGGGAATCGATGAGCTTCTCGAACGGGCCAGATCGGGTCTTGACCGGTTGTCTCCGCAGGAGGCGTTTGCCGAGGCCGCGAGGGGGGCCCTTGTGGTGGACATCCGGTATGCGGCGCTGCGGGAGCGGGACGGTCTGATTCCGGGGGCCCTGGTGGTCGAGCGCAATGAGTTGGAGTGGCGGCTCGATCCGCAGGGCAGTCATCGCGCCGCGGAGGCCACGAGCCATGCGTTGCGGGTGGTGGTGGTCTGCAATGAGGGGTATGCGTCGTCTCTCGCGGCGGTGTCTTTGCGGGAGTTGGGGCTGTATCGGGCGACCGATCTGATCGGTGGTTTCCAGGCGTGGCGTGCGGCGGGTTTGCCGGTGACGGGACCGGTTGGCTGA
- the recA gene encoding recombinase RecA translates to MAGTDREKALDAALAQIERQFGKGAVMRLGERPNEPIEVIPTGSTALDVALGVGGLPRGRVVEVYGPESSGKTTLTLHAVANAQKLGGSVAFIDAEHALDPEYAKKLGVDIDNLILSQPDNGEQALEIVDMLVRSGALDLIVIDSVAALVPRAEIEGEMGDSHVGLQARLMSQALRKITSALNQSKTTAIFINQLREKIGVMFGSPETTTGGRALKFYASVRLDIRRIETLKDGTDAVGNRTRVKVVKNKVAPPFKQAEFDILYGQGISREGGLIDMGVEHGFVRKAGAWYTYEGDQLGQGKENARNFLKDNPDLANEIEKKILEKLGVGVRPEAPATETTKDATTKDATAETAPATDTAAVPAPKAKTAKAAAAKS, encoded by the coding sequence ATGGCAGGAACCGACCGCGAGAAGGCGCTCGACGCCGCGCTCGCACAGATTGAACGGCAATTCGGCAAGGGCGCGGTGATGCGCCTGGGCGAGCGGCCGAACGAGCCCATCGAGGTCATCCCCACCGGGTCGACCGCGCTCGACGTCGCACTCGGCGTCGGCGGCCTGCCGCGCGGCCGCGTCGTGGAGGTGTACGGCCCGGAATCCTCCGGCAAGACGACCCTGACCCTGCACGCGGTGGCCAACGCACAGAAGCTCGGCGGCTCGGTGGCCTTCATCGACGCCGAACACGCCCTCGACCCCGAGTACGCCAAGAAGCTCGGCGTCGACATCGACAACCTCATCCTGTCGCAGCCGGACAACGGCGAGCAGGCACTGGAAATCGTCGACATGCTGGTCCGCTCCGGCGCCCTCGACCTGATCGTCATCGACTCCGTGGCGGCCCTGGTGCCGCGCGCGGAAATCGAAGGCGAAATGGGCGACTCCCACGTGGGCCTCCAGGCCCGCCTCATGAGCCAGGCCCTCCGGAAGATCACCAGCGCGCTCAACCAGTCGAAGACCACCGCGATCTTCATCAACCAGCTCCGCGAGAAGATCGGCGTCATGTTCGGCTCCCCGGAGACCACCACCGGTGGCCGGGCCCTGAAGTTCTACGCCTCCGTACGCCTCGACATCCGCCGCATCGAAACGCTCAAGGACGGCACCGACGCGGTCGGCAACCGCACCCGCGTCAAGGTCGTCAAGAACAAGGTCGCGCCCCCCTTCAAGCAGGCCGAGTTCGACATCCTCTACGGCCAGGGCATCAGCCGCGAGGGCGGCCTGATCGACATGGGCGTCGAGCACGGCTTCGTCCGCAAGGCCGGCGCCTGGTACACCTACGAGGGCGACCAGCTCGGCCAGGGCAAGGAGAACGCCCGCAACTTCCTCAAGGACAACCCGGACCTCGCCAACGAGATCGAGAAGAAGATCCTCGAAAAGCTCGGCGTCGGTGTCCGGCCGGAAGCCCCGGCCACCGAAACCACCAAGGACGCCACCACCAAGGACGCCACCGCCGAAACCGCCCCGGCGACGGACACGGCAGCCGTGCCCGCCCCCAAGGCCAAGACGGCCAAGGCCGCCGCTGCCAAGAGCTAG
- a CDS encoding AzlD domain-containing protein, with product MTIWIAITATAVGCYLVKLLGLLIPAGTLERPLVKRLAALLPVALLAALTAQQTFSTGHHVQLDARAAGLAAAAVALVIRAPFLVIVGAAVLVTAGVRALGG from the coding sequence TTGACCATCTGGATCGCCATCACGGCCACCGCCGTCGGCTGCTACCTCGTCAAACTCCTCGGCCTGCTCATCCCCGCGGGCACCCTGGAACGCCCGCTGGTCAAACGACTCGCCGCGCTGCTGCCCGTGGCACTGCTCGCCGCGCTCACCGCCCAGCAGACCTTCAGCACCGGCCACCACGTCCAGCTCGACGCCCGCGCCGCCGGACTCGCGGCGGCCGCCGTCGCCCTCGTGATCCGCGCCCCGTTCCTCGTGATCGTCGGCGCCGCCGTACTCGTCACCGCGGGCGTACGGGCCCTGGGCGGATGA
- a CDS encoding putative leader peptide, whose amino-acid sequence MRLWRRVHMDLVRYAGCVCRPSC is encoded by the coding sequence GTGCGCCTGTGGCGGAGGGTCCATATGGACCTCGTCCGCTATGCGGGCTGCGTGTGTCGCCCGTCCTGCTGA
- a CDS encoding glutamate ABC transporter substrate-binding protein produces MMLRKYAAVAAIAALALTATACGGKSGSAGDKQSAQPGASDAPKLPTYTVASNVTLDSPTFKAAKSRGKLIIGSKADQPYLGFEDQSTRVRSGFDVEIAKMIAADLGFKDDQIEWKTVDSGVRETAISKGQVDYYVGTYTINDKRKQQVGFAGPYYKAGADLLVRQDDTSITGKTSVKGKKVCSIVGSTPLQEIKKPEYGASVVELSKYSDCVQQLLTKQVDAVTTDDAILKGYAAKNSGKLRVVGKPFTEEPYGIGMNKDDKALRDFVDSSLEKHEQDGTYKKIYDATLGLSGSTFQAPPAVVRY; encoded by the coding sequence CCGGCTCCGCCGGTGACAAGCAGTCCGCACAGCCGGGCGCCAGCGACGCGCCGAAGCTTCCGACGTACACCGTGGCCTCCAACGTCACCCTCGACTCGCCGACCTTCAAGGCGGCCAAGTCCCGCGGCAAGCTCATCATCGGCTCCAAGGCCGACCAGCCCTACCTCGGCTTCGAGGACCAGTCGACGCGGGTGCGTTCCGGCTTCGACGTCGAGATCGCCAAGATGATCGCCGCCGACCTGGGCTTCAAGGACGACCAGATCGAGTGGAAGACCGTCGACTCCGGAGTGCGCGAGACCGCGATCTCCAAGGGCCAGGTCGACTACTACGTCGGCACCTACACGATCAACGACAAGCGTAAGCAGCAGGTCGGCTTCGCCGGACCGTACTACAAGGCCGGCGCCGACCTGCTCGTCCGCCAGGACGACACCTCCATCACCGGCAAGACCTCCGTCAAGGGCAAGAAGGTCTGCTCGATCGTCGGCTCCACGCCGCTGCAGGAGATCAAGAAGCCCGAGTACGGCGCCTCCGTCGTCGAGCTGTCCAAGTACTCGGACTGCGTGCAGCAGCTCCTGACCAAGCAGGTCGACGCGGTGACCACCGACGACGCGATCCTCAAGGGCTACGCCGCCAAGAACTCGGGCAAGCTCCGCGTGGTCGGCAAGCCGTTCACCGAGGAGCCGTACGGCATCGGCATGAACAAGGACGACAAGGCGCTGCGCGACTTCGTCGACTCCTCGCTGGAGAAGCACGAGCAGGACGGCACGTACAAGAAGATCTACGACGCGACGCTCGGCCTGTCCGGCTCCACCTTCCAGGCCCCGCCGGCCGTCGTCCGTTACTGA
- a CDS encoding AzlC family ABC transporter permease, with protein MEAGGTAESGGTAAAGESAGRPDAAVVRDALGVGVAVGLSGFAFGVTSAGSGISLLQTCALSLLVFTGASQFALVGALAAGGNPYTAAAGAFFLGVRNAFYGLRLSQLLNLPPMVRPLAAQWVIDETTAVTLAQPTRRAARIGFTVTGLSLYALWNLTTFAGALGTRALGDTGAWGLDAASPAVFLALLAPMLKTTTERVTAALAVALVLGLVPVLPAGVPVLAAALAAPAVLFLKGRAARAATGPRPAPQDTADDRRPHPTDGNSPKGDTR; from the coding sequence CTGGAGGCGGGCGGGACCGCCGAGAGCGGCGGGACCGCAGCGGCCGGCGAGAGCGCCGGCCGGCCCGACGCGGCCGTCGTCCGCGACGCCCTCGGCGTCGGCGTGGCCGTCGGCCTCTCCGGCTTCGCCTTCGGCGTGACCTCCGCCGGATCGGGCATCAGCCTCCTCCAGACGTGCGCGCTCAGCCTGCTCGTCTTCACCGGCGCATCCCAGTTCGCGCTCGTCGGCGCCCTCGCCGCCGGCGGAAACCCCTACACCGCGGCAGCCGGCGCCTTCTTCCTCGGCGTACGCAACGCCTTCTACGGACTGCGCCTGTCGCAACTGCTCAACCTGCCCCCCATGGTGCGCCCCCTCGCCGCCCAATGGGTGATCGACGAAACCACCGCGGTCACCCTCGCCCAGCCGACCCGCAGAGCCGCACGGATCGGCTTCACCGTCACCGGCCTCAGCCTCTACGCGCTGTGGAACCTCACCACGTTCGCCGGCGCCCTCGGCACCCGGGCCCTCGGCGACACCGGCGCCTGGGGACTCGACGCCGCGAGCCCCGCCGTCTTCCTCGCCCTGCTCGCACCCATGCTCAAGACCACCACCGAACGCGTCACGGCCGCCCTCGCCGTCGCCCTCGTCCTGGGCCTCGTGCCGGTGCTGCCCGCCGGAGTGCCCGTCCTGGCCGCCGCGCTCGCCGCACCCGCCGTGCTCTTCCTCAAAGGCCGCGCCGCCCGAGCCGCGACCGGCCCCCGCCCCGCACCCCAGGACACCGCCGACGACCGGCGCCCCCACCCCACGGACGGGAACTCGCCCAAGGGAGACACACGTTGA
- a CDS encoding cysteine dioxygenase, whose product MSLLVPTPVSTSVPAPTEAALLDFAQRTAADAALVASLPLDEEGRTWIRLDGPGGSEAWLIGWPPGTGTGWHDHGGSHGAFATAAGALREDSLAARLPTEGWKTLELAEGVDRSRELGAGSGRAFGPHHVHQVRNESGTGHAISVHAYYPPLPLIRRYSRTGAVLRVEQVERPEDWS is encoded by the coding sequence GTGTCGCTCCTCGTACCCACACCTGTCAGTACATCGGTGCCCGCCCCCACTGAGGCGGCACTGCTCGACTTCGCCCAACGCACGGCTGCGGATGCCGCGTTGGTCGCCTCGCTCCCCCTCGACGAAGAGGGACGCACCTGGATTCGTCTCGACGGGCCGGGCGGCAGTGAGGCGTGGCTGATCGGCTGGCCGCCCGGTACCGGTACGGGCTGGCACGATCACGGTGGCTCTCACGGTGCCTTCGCGACGGCGGCGGGCGCGCTGCGTGAGGACTCGCTGGCGGCCCGGCTGCCCACGGAGGGCTGGAAGACGCTGGAGCTGGCCGAAGGGGTGGACCGTTCAAGGGAGTTGGGGGCCGGCAGCGGCCGGGCGTTCGGGCCGCATCATGTGCATCAGGTGCGGAACGAGTCGGGGACCGGGCATGCGATTTCGGTGCACGCCTACTATCCGCCGCTGCCGCTGATCCGGCGGTACAGCCGGACGGGCGCGGTGCTGAGGGTCGAGCAGGTCGAGCGTCCGGAGGACTGGAGTTGA
- a CDS encoding DUF3046 domain-containing protein: MRLTIFWERMADHFGAGYADSFARDHVMTELGGRTVHEALDAGWEAKDVWRAVCAAVDVPADRR; encoded by the coding sequence ATGCGGTTGACGATTTTCTGGGAGCGGATGGCCGACCACTTCGGCGCCGGATACGCGGACTCCTTCGCACGCGACCATGTGATGACCGAGCTGGGCGGACGCACCGTGCACGAGGCGCTCGACGCGGGCTGGGAGGCCAAGGACGTGTGGCGCGCGGTCTGCGCCGCCGTCGACGTCCCCGCGGACAGACGGTGA
- a CDS encoding FAD-dependent monooxygenase — translation MDPVIIVGAGPVGLVLALSLAAQGVPSVVLDEGSGPEEPRPVRTVVLRPDVAAFVAGLGCPAVVGDGVGWVAWRSMRRGHLLRRVEFGEGRDGGPSPVHVPQHELVRGLRAALAASGLVRLVTHSRLDRLEQDAQGVSAHTSGPGATWWRGSYAVGCDGARSTVRKLLDVRFAGRTAVERQAVVALRAELPWPGEALLHRLPPWRAGGEEVTARPLPGGIWRLDWLLPPRADLVTPDALVGRVRDTLGGWCGGTPQYELLDTGVHTVHHRLARRWRVRRAFLAGDAAHLLGALGTQGLDEGLRDARNLAWKLARAWHHGPCEALLDSYQAERRTAVAARLRAADQSLPVLRGGAGLRGWIPGTARAHDALVADGHLGRGPLGAPDGHPDSPLAPAPAESHIAVGTAAGSPVSDVPVTAPDGGVVALRDRLGRGRLLVVLVAPGTAVWDRRHWLTAGVMPRLTAAVAELPLDAELLVAEAYPGAPAHAVLLVRPDGHLVAAFNGVHPVDLYAAAEAVRGGVGRGEGDPAGSGSGSGADRVGGGGVEGAGAAQVGQVVGRRAE, via the coding sequence GTGGACCCGGTGATCATTGTCGGCGCCGGTCCGGTGGGCCTGGTGCTGGCGCTCTCCCTCGCGGCGCAGGGTGTGCCGTCCGTGGTTCTGGACGAGGGCTCGGGACCGGAGGAGCCGCGTCCGGTCCGTACGGTCGTGCTGCGCCCGGATGTCGCCGCGTTCGTGGCGGGGCTGGGGTGTCCGGCCGTGGTGGGCGACGGTGTCGGCTGGGTGGCCTGGCGGTCGATGAGGCGCGGTCACCTACTGCGCCGTGTGGAGTTCGGTGAGGGCCGGGACGGGGGGCCGTCGCCGGTGCATGTGCCGCAGCACGAGTTGGTGCGGGGGCTGCGTGCGGCCCTTGCGGCGTCCGGGCTGGTCCGTCTGGTCACGCACAGCCGTCTGGACCGGTTGGAGCAGGACGCGCAGGGGGTGTCCGCGCACACGTCGGGGCCGGGTGCGACGTGGTGGCGGGGCAGCTATGCGGTCGGCTGCGACGGTGCCCGCTCCACGGTCCGCAAGCTGCTCGATGTCCGTTTCGCGGGCCGTACGGCGGTGGAGCGTCAGGCGGTGGTGGCTCTGCGGGCCGAACTGCCGTGGCCCGGTGAGGCGTTGCTGCACCGGCTGCCGCCGTGGCGGGCGGGTGGCGAGGAGGTGACGGCCCGTCCTTTGCCGGGCGGGATCTGGCGGCTGGACTGGCTGCTTCCGCCGCGTGCCGACCTGGTCACGCCGGACGCCCTGGTGGGGCGGGTGCGGGACACGCTCGGCGGCTGGTGCGGTGGGACGCCGCAGTACGAGCTGCTGGACACGGGGGTCCACACGGTGCATCACCGGCTCGCGCGGCGCTGGCGGGTGCGGCGCGCGTTCCTGGCCGGGGACGCCGCGCATCTGCTGGGCGCTCTGGGGACGCAGGGCCTCGACGAGGGGCTGCGGGACGCGCGGAACCTCGCGTGGAAGCTGGCCCGTGCCTGGCACCACGGCCCGTGCGAGGCGCTCCTGGACAGTTATCAGGCGGAGCGGCGGACGGCGGTGGCGGCACGGCTGCGGGCGGCCGACCAGTCGTTGCCGGTGCTGCGGGGCGGGGCGGGGCTGCGCGGGTGGATTCCGGGTACCGCGCGGGCTCACGACGCGCTGGTGGCCGACGGGCATCTGGGGCGCGGTCCGCTCGGGGCGCCGGACGGCCATCCGGATTCGCCTCTCGCGCCCGCGCCTGCCGAGTCGCACATCGCGGTGGGTACGGCGGCGGGTTCGCCGGTCTCGGACGTGCCGGTGACGGCGCCGGACGGTGGTGTGGTCGCGCTGCGGGACCGGTTGGGCAGGGGCAGGCTTCTGGTGGTTCTGGTCGCGCCGGGCACCGCGGTCTGGGACCGTCGGCACTGGCTCACGGCGGGGGTCATGCCCCGTTTGACGGCGGCGGTGGCCGAGCTGCCGCTCGATGCCGAGCTGTTGGTCGCCGAGGCCTATCCGGGTGCGCCCGCTCATGCCGTCCTTCTGGTGCGTCCCGATGGCCACCTGGTCGCGGCCTTCAACGGCGTGCACCCGGTGGATCTGTACGCTGCCGCCGAGGCGGTACGGGGTGGGGTGGGGCGGGGCGAGGGGGACCCTGCCGGGTCTGGGTCTGGGTCTGGGGCCGACCGTGTTGGTGGTGGCGGGGTTGAGGGTGCTGGTGCCGCGCAGGTGGGGCAGGTGGTGGGGCGGAGGGCGGAGTGA